The Pseudomonas parafulva genome window below encodes:
- a CDS encoding SpvB/TcaC N-terminal domain-containing protein: protein MTEQSPQDLQPDASAERPAFYTPPALPKGGGTVSVGGGMLSSAGPDGAAGWHLPLPSPSGRALSASLALNYSSAGGNSAFGAGWEYALPAVACTTRFGFPRYDGDDRLVGPSGGELLRAAEPRRATRLPFSATPAGYAVTPWTERVGGLDARLEHWQAEEDPDGPGFWLQYLADGSLSLYGWSESARLFAPGEPGHTACWYLEEQVSARGEHVVYRYRSEDEQGCSQQELEAHPRVVNVYPQAVYAMNATPSEGLLIPAQAFDEDDFLTFTVFDYGERGADPEQVPLFEPAQCWPVRDDCHSFWRYGFNVRLRRLCRDVLLWHRTARLDGQADPTPELVARLHLEYDSSPVASILVSAAQLSADVDLRLPPLEFELSRPGRAVPQWEALPELDGFWADAWQLADLHGDGVPGLLYLDEHAWHYRAPQRGAGEDRITWGPPEPLPQVPTIGRADLMDLDGDGRPEWVVTAGGLQGSFTLGTDGAWSGLVPIAALPSEYDHPQMRLADLTGDGQSDVVMLRALGPRSVRLYPSAGNRGWLAARSEQYHGRVPLPSLDQSMVVFADPAGSGQAHLVRITGQGVTLWPSLGYGRFDEALQIPGFEVADFSPSRVFLADTDGAGTTDILYLQPDGIRVFVSQCGNRFVEGPFIKAPDGLVLDDTCQVQVADVRGQGTADLLLTVPLHDADNAPRSWLYRFNERRPWLLHTIVDNLGSRTELDYRSSAQAWLDEKAAVTHRTGRAPVSHLPFPVHTLSRVTAVNEITGVTLGSEMRYLGGVWDSTEREFAGFRRLLQTDTHALVDASATHLSPPTRVLSWFHCGIETLDGLAEEAFTDMDAAFPQGEVRLTQGAGDDEHPFSPEPALRTWLYRALRGQLLRREVYGLDGQAQADKPYSVERPRWQIRACATADDLHPSALITAVQHLGLNCERYPQDPQVDQAIVLRQDRYGNVLESVTVKYPRLLDPAALAQEEVERKIYPASLPSGLIEASCDEQQYDCWVSLSRATVHNRVKDDDFVIGLPGAMRRDMVHFAQAQVPEGGFSVEYLLEQGLPLSDPARTVLASYEKTVWRQADGSGASSEPSRQALRAYTRTAMLDKASLDVLRPAFELTLLGLLQDALANPSSDPAVLGRLRRRLPVVEHAVTYGLLLSYLEQAPGDREASQMLRQALKHVISVQALRDRLLDEAAEALPEGLHGALRKESRVPDAALGSVLAWFGAQHAQDAAVLATLHAALVSALSANSADALFCRALLAALQRVPSSPARTAAEQAWLLAVRQELDRPLQEETLPELLKRGGYIAMDRPLDAEELADAADPDGLGVPGIAGEPLVEQAYCGHHGISHYQDALHFWQPHRMQDSTVTGPSQLSYSAHDVVVVKVCDAAGLTSTIEAYDWRFLQPVRIQDANDNLSEVALDALGRVLHTRFYGTQTAAGSDEAVMTGYCSGRPFTPPPTVADAVALNDSKGVPVHTAFTVVADSWMPLALTSDGSTDPARRCGALAWRRMAARLSVNGLGPFAMVGRTPPHTVQILSDRYDDDPEQQVRVTVTLTGGGQLLQSAVLNPPGEAFVRTEQGALLADAQGGAVSRDATVRWAVSGKTEYDNKGQAVRVWLPFYLDDWRWVSDDSAREGIYADTHYYDALGREYRVVRAAGEEVEGQWANYERRVQQYPWFTVSEDENDTWLEVIEQARLRARSTVQ from the coding sequence GTGACTGAACAAAGCCCCCAGGACCTGCAACCGGACGCGTCCGCCGAGCGCCCGGCGTTCTATACCCCGCCAGCGCTGCCCAAAGGTGGCGGCACGGTCTCGGTGGGCGGCGGCATGCTGTCCAGCGCCGGACCAGACGGTGCGGCCGGTTGGCACCTGCCGCTGCCTTCGCCCAGCGGCCGAGCCTTATCGGCCAGCTTGGCGCTGAACTATTCCAGCGCCGGCGGCAACAGTGCTTTCGGCGCGGGGTGGGAGTACGCGCTGCCCGCGGTGGCGTGCACGACACGCTTCGGTTTTCCGCGCTATGACGGTGATGACCGCCTGGTCGGTCCGTCCGGGGGCGAACTGCTGAGGGCCGCTGAGCCCCGACGTGCCACCCGCCTGCCGTTCAGCGCGACACCTGCGGGGTATGCCGTCACCCCGTGGACCGAGCGTGTCGGTGGGCTCGACGCGCGCCTGGAGCATTGGCAGGCCGAAGAGGATCCGGATGGACCAGGCTTTTGGCTGCAGTACCTGGCCGACGGCAGTCTGTCTCTGTATGGCTGGTCGGAGTCGGCACGCCTGTTCGCGCCTGGCGAGCCCGGGCATACCGCGTGCTGGTACCTCGAAGAGCAGGTGTCCGCGCGTGGCGAGCATGTGGTGTATCGCTATCGCTCGGAGGACGAGCAGGGCTGTTCGCAGCAGGAGCTCGAGGCCCATCCGCGGGTCGTCAACGTTTATCCGCAGGCGGTGTACGCCATGAATGCCACGCCCAGCGAGGGGCTGCTCATTCCGGCGCAGGCGTTCGACGAAGATGACTTCCTGACCTTCACCGTGTTCGATTATGGCGAGCGCGGCGCCGATCCTGAGCAGGTTCCGCTGTTCGAGCCCGCGCAGTGCTGGCCGGTTCGCGACGACTGCCACTCGTTCTGGCGTTACGGCTTCAATGTGCGTCTTCGTCGGCTGTGCCGTGACGTGCTGTTGTGGCACCGCACCGCGCGGCTGGACGGGCAGGCAGACCCGACACCCGAACTGGTTGCACGCCTGCACCTGGAGTACGACAGCAGCCCGGTGGCCAGTATTCTGGTGTCCGCTGCACAACTCAGCGCCGATGTCGATCTGCGCTTGCCCCCGCTGGAGTTCGAGCTGAGCCGTCCGGGCCGGGCAGTGCCGCAGTGGGAGGCGCTGCCTGAGCTGGACGGTTTCTGGGCCGACGCCTGGCAACTGGCCGATCTTCACGGTGATGGCGTGCCGGGCTTGCTGTACCTGGACGAGCACGCCTGGCACTATCGCGCGCCCCAGCGCGGCGCTGGCGAAGACCGCATCACCTGGGGCCCGCCTGAGCCGCTGCCGCAGGTGCCGACCATTGGCCGCGCCGACTTGATGGACCTTGATGGCGATGGTCGCCCCGAATGGGTGGTTACCGCAGGTGGCTTGCAGGGCAGCTTCACGCTAGGTACGGACGGCGCCTGGAGCGGCCTGGTGCCGATCGCGGCGTTGCCCAGCGAATACGATCACCCACAGATGCGCCTGGCCGACCTGACCGGCGACGGTCAGTCTGATGTGGTGATGTTGCGCGCGCTGGGGCCGCGCAGCGTGCGCCTGTACCCCTCGGCGGGCAATCGCGGCTGGCTGGCGGCGCGGTCCGAGCAGTACCACGGCCGCGTACCGCTGCCCTCGCTGGACCAGTCAATGGTGGTCTTCGCCGATCCTGCCGGCAGCGGCCAGGCACACCTGGTGCGCATCACCGGCCAGGGTGTCACCCTGTGGCCCTCGTTGGGCTACGGCCGGTTCGATGAGGCGCTGCAGATTCCCGGATTCGAGGTGGCCGACTTCAGTCCCTCGCGGGTGTTTTTGGCCGACACCGACGGCGCCGGCACCACCGACATTCTTTACCTGCAGCCCGATGGCATCCGCGTGTTCGTCAGCCAGTGCGGTAACCGCTTCGTGGAAGGCCCTTTCATCAAAGCGCCGGACGGCCTGGTCCTGGACGACACGTGCCAGGTGCAAGTCGCCGATGTGCGCGGGCAGGGCACGGCCGACCTGCTGCTGACCGTACCCCTTCACGATGCGGACAATGCCCCGCGCAGTTGGCTGTATCGCTTCAACGAGCGGCGCCCCTGGTTGCTGCACACCATCGTCGACAATCTTGGCAGCCGCACCGAGCTGGATTACCGCAGCTCAGCCCAGGCCTGGCTCGACGAGAAGGCGGCTGTGACGCACCGCACGGGCAGGGCGCCGGTCAGTCATCTGCCGTTTCCCGTGCACACCCTGAGCCGGGTGACCGCGGTGAATGAAATCACCGGGGTGACGCTGGGCAGCGAAATGCGCTACCTCGGTGGCGTCTGGGACTCCACCGAGCGCGAGTTCGCCGGTTTCAGGCGCCTGCTCCAGACCGACACCCACGCGCTGGTCGATGCATCGGCCACCCATCTGTCACCGCCGACGCGGGTCCTGAGCTGGTTTCACTGCGGTATCGAGACGCTCGACGGGCTGGCCGAAGAGGCTTTCACCGACATGGACGCTGCGTTCCCCCAGGGTGAGGTGCGCTTGACCCAGGGTGCCGGCGACGATGAGCACCCCTTCAGTCCGGAGCCGGCGCTACGCACATGGCTGTACCGCGCACTGCGGGGGCAGTTGCTGCGCCGGGAGGTATACGGCCTGGATGGTCAGGCCCAGGCCGACAAACCCTACAGCGTCGAGCGCCCGCGTTGGCAGATCCGCGCCTGCGCCACGGCCGACGACCTGCATCCGTCCGCGCTGATCACCGCCGTGCAGCATCTGGGCTTGAACTGTGAGCGCTATCCGCAGGATCCCCAGGTGGATCAGGCCATCGTCTTGCGACAGGATCGGTATGGCAATGTGCTTGAGAGCGTCACCGTGAAGTATCCACGCTTGCTCGATCCGGCCGCGCTGGCCCAAGAGGAGGTCGAGCGCAAGATCTATCCGGCCAGCCTGCCGAGCGGGCTGATCGAGGCCAGTTGCGACGAGCAGCAATATGACTGCTGGGTGAGTCTCAGCCGCGCCACGGTGCACAACCGGGTCAAGGACGACGACTTCGTGATCGGGCTGCCAGGCGCCATGCGTCGGGACATGGTGCACTTCGCCCAGGCACAAGTGCCCGAGGGTGGTTTCAGTGTCGAGTACCTGCTCGAGCAGGGGCTGCCCCTGAGTGATCCGGCGCGCACCGTCCTGGCCAGCTACGAAAAGACCGTGTGGCGCCAGGCCGACGGCAGCGGCGCCAGCAGCGAGCCTTCGCGCCAGGCACTGCGGGCCTACACCCGCACCGCGATGCTCGACAAGGCTTCGCTCGACGTGCTGCGTCCGGCGTTCGAGCTGACCCTGCTCGGCCTGTTGCAGGATGCGCTGGCCAATCCGTCCAGCGACCCGGCGGTGCTGGGGCGCCTGCGTAGACGCCTGCCGGTGGTCGAACACGCCGTGACCTACGGGCTGTTGCTGTCCTATCTGGAGCAGGCGCCTGGCGACCGCGAGGCGTCGCAGATGCTGCGTCAGGCGCTCAAGCACGTCATTTCGGTACAGGCCCTGCGTGATCGGCTGCTGGACGAAGCCGCCGAGGCGCTGCCTGAGGGCCTTCATGGCGCGCTGCGCAAGGAAAGTCGTGTACCTGACGCCGCGCTAGGGTCGGTGCTGGCCTGGTTCGGCGCACAGCACGCGCAAGACGCCGCTGTCTTGGCCACGCTGCACGCTGCGCTGGTCAGCGCGCTGTCGGCCAACAGCGCCGACGCACTGTTCTGCCGAGCGCTGCTGGCCGCGTTGCAACGCGTACCGTCTTCGCCTGCGCGCACGGCAGCCGAGCAGGCCTGGTTACTGGCAGTGCGGCAAGAGCTGGATCGTCCGCTGCAGGAAGAGACACTGCCTGAACTGCTCAAACGCGGTGGCTATATCGCCATGGACCGGCCGCTGGATGCCGAGGAATTGGCCGACGCCGCCGATCCCGATGGGCTTGGCGTGCCCGGCATTGCGGGAGAGCCGCTGGTCGAGCAGGCCTATTGTGGTCACCACGGCATCAGTCATTACCAGGACGCTCTGCATTTCTGGCAGCCCCACCGCATGCAGGACAGTACCGTCACAGGACCGAGCCAACTGAGCTACAGCGCGCACGATGTGGTGGTGGTGAAGGTCTGCGATGCCGCCGGACTGACATCGACCATCGAGGCGTACGACTGGCGTTTTCTGCAACCGGTGCGCATCCAGGATGCCAACGACAATCTCAGTGAGGTGGCCCTGGATGCCTTGGGCAGGGTCTTGCATACCCGCTTCTACGGCACGCAAACCGCAGCGGGCAGCGATGAGGCGGTGATGACCGGTTACTGCTCGGGCCGTCCGTTCACGCCGCCGCCGACCGTGGCGGACGCGGTGGCACTCAACGACAGCAAAGGCGTACCGGTGCATACCGCCTTCACCGTGGTCGCCGACAGTTGGATGCCGCTGGCGCTCACCAGCGACGGTAGCACCGACCCTGCGCGTCGGTGTGGTGCACTGGCCTGGCGGCGAATGGCCGCCCGGCTAAGCGTCAACGGCCTGGGACCCTTTGCCATGGTTGGGCGCACGCCGCCGCATACCGTGCAAATCCTCAGCGACCGCTACGACGATGACCCCGAGCAGCAGGTGCGCGTCACCGTGACCCTGACAGGGGGAGGGCAGTTGTTGCAGAGCGCGGTGCTCAATCCTCCCGGCGAAGCGTTCGTGCGTACCGAACAGGGCGCGTTGCTGGCCGATGCGCAGGGGGGCGCCGTCAGTCGCGATGCGACCGTG